TTGTTACTAGACGAACCCAGTTTAGGACTAGCACCGCAGATAGTGCGAGAAATCTTCAGTATTATCCGTCAATTAAACAAATCGGGAGTAACTATCCTGTTAGTGGAACAAAACGCCAATTTAGCCCTAGAAACTGCCAATCGCGGCTATGTTTTGGCAGCGGGACGCTTGACTATCGCAGGAGAAGCCGGGGATTTACTCAGGGATGAGCGGGTCAAACAAGCTTATTTGGGTTAATCGATGATGATGCGCCAATTATAGATAAAAGCCTATGGTAAAGGTAGGACAAAAAATATTCACAAAATTTTACAAAGTCGCATAAAATGAACACATAACGAAATAGGTATTTTTTCTTACTGCCATGCTAACGGCTAACTTCCCCTGGCTCACTGCCATCATTTTGCTCCCCTTGCTTTCCTCCTTCCTAATCCCTGTAATCCCCGACAAGGAAGGAAAAACCGTTCGTTGGTTTGCTCTTGGAGTCGGACTAGCAGACTTTGTTTTAATGTGCTACGTCTTTTTACAAAAATATGATTTAAGCAACCCCAACCTACAATTAGTGGAAAAAATCGATTGGGTTCCCCAAATAGGTTTAAGTTGGGCGGTGTCGGTAGATGGTATCTCGGCACCGTTAGTTTTATTAGCAGGATTGGTGACAACCCTTTCTATCTTGGCCGCGTGGCAAGTGGACCGCAAACCCCGTTTATTCTACTTCCTGATGCTGTTGCTCTACGCCGCTCAGATTGGTGTTTTCGTCGCCCAAGACTTATTATTATTCTTTTTAATGTGGGAAATCGAGTTAATTCCCGTTTATCTACTCGTTTCCATCTGGGGTGGTCAAAAACGTCGTTATGCCGCCACTAAATTCTTACTCTACACCGCCGCCGCTTCTATCTTCATCCTCGTTGCCGGTCTAGCCATGGCCCTTTACGGTGGTGGTGCGATGACCTTTGATATGGCGGAATTAGGATTTAAAGATTATCCCCTCGCTTTAGAATTAGTCCTTTACGCTGGTTTATTAATCGCTTTCGGAGTCAAACTCGCCATCTTCCCCCTCCATACTTGGCTCCCCGATGCTCACGGTGAAGCTTCTGCACCTGTATCGATGATTCTCGCTGGTGTTCTCCTCAAAATGGGTGGTTATGGTTTAATCCGTCTTAATATGGGGCTTCTACCCGATGCACACATTTATTTTGCCCCGATTCTAGCGATTCTCGGTGTCGTTAATATTATCTACGGTGCTTTCGCTTCCTTCGGTCAACAAAACATGAAACGCCGTCTCGCTTATTCCTCGGTTTCACACATGGGATTTGTCCTTTTAGGGATTGCTTCCTTTACCGATGTGGGTATTAGCGGCGCTATGTTACAAATGCTCTCCCATGGTTTAATTGCCGCCGTCTTATTCTTCCTTGCTGGTGTCACCTACGACCGCACCCATACCTTAGCTTTAAACGAGATGGGTGGGATTGCCCAAGCGATGCCGAAAGTCTTCGCTCTCTTTACTGCCGGCGCCATGGCTTCCCTAGCGCTACCCGGAATGAGCGGTTTTGCCAGTGAAATTACTGTATTCATCGGTGTCACTAGCAGTGACGTTTATAGCCAAACCTTCCGGGTTGTGACTGTCTTCCTCGCTTCCGTTGGTTT
This Microcystis wesenbergii NRERC-220 DNA region includes the following protein-coding sequences:
- a CDS encoding NAD(P)H-quinone oxidoreductase subunit 4 translates to MLTANFPWLTAIILLPLLSSFLIPVIPDKEGKTVRWFALGVGLADFVLMCYVFLQKYDLSNPNLQLVEKIDWVPQIGLSWAVSVDGISAPLVLLAGLVTTLSILAAWQVDRKPRLFYFLMLLLYAAQIGVFVAQDLLLFFLMWEIELIPVYLLVSIWGGQKRRYAATKFLLYTAAASIFILVAGLAMALYGGGAMTFDMAELGFKDYPLALELVLYAGLLIAFGVKLAIFPLHTWLPDAHGEASAPVSMILAGVLLKMGGYGLIRLNMGLLPDAHIYFAPILAILGVVNIIYGAFASFGQQNMKRRLAYSSVSHMGFVLLGIASFTDVGISGAMLQMLSHGLIAAVLFFLAGVTYDRTHTLALNEMGGIAQAMPKVFALFTAGAMASLALPGMSGFASEITVFIGVTSSDVYSQTFRVVTVFLASVGLILTPIYLLSMLRQVFYGDGSSCDITNILPNKSNEQAVCFGTSCVLPDESEYIDAKPREIFIAVSFLALIVAIGFYPQLATRIYDVKTVAVNSEVRQAYTEIAATRQNIYAETQADVSAKVASIFQ